The sequence CTGCCAGCGAGCCAACAACATTTTCATGAATCGAACCTGTAACAGGTCCATGCAATACCGGAGGGTACAGAGAATGACCATAAATGTGGTCAGCAGTCCCACCACCTTCTAACAAGGTGTTGTTGCTATCATCAACATGATTAGCAACTCGACGATGTTGTGGCAGACATGGATTTGGAAAGTGTGAGTGCTTCACTTCTTTGTTGCCTAACCACTTAGCTTCATCAATTTTTCTCTTTCGTGCCACCTCTCGATCAATTTTCATCCTCTTCCTCAATTGAGCAATTTCTCTCTCCAAGCGTGTTATTTTCATTCCAAATTGCCACCCTGGAAGAAATTTGGAATGATCAATATTGTGACGTCCCAAACATTGGATGACAGATCTCAAACCAGCCACGTACCTCCTTACACCAATACTCTTAGCAACAACAACTGAATCTTGTGATCCCTTCATTTCTTCATAACTCTTAATTGTGTCCAATAATGACACTTCAGACTCTTGTAAAAATGATGTTAACAGTCTACGAGGGTTAAAcctttcctcaagtccaaaacaATAGACAAAATGAACGGCTTCAACTACCCTATTTTGTTTCAACATACCCTCTATTATTTCTGGAATCTTTGCCATGAGAAAACCTGATCTCCTAAGGGAAGCAGAAATCATCTTGATGTAACTTTGGTGCAGCAAATCCTTGATATCTTTATTTGTAAATGCTTGTGGAATCCCGAAACACCCAATAAGCAACAGCAAACCCCGACATTCAATTTCCTGAGCCTGTAGTATACCTCCTTTGAAATTCAACCTCTTAATCCATGTTAAAGCTGCTTGTTCTGCCTCTTCCTTCACCTCATTCTTAATTACGGACTCTCCCATCATATTCAAGAAGCACTCCAAAAGCAATACTTTAACCTGCCTTTCAGATGAGCCTTGGACATAAGTGTCGCTCCCTTGAGAATAAAAATCGCCGATGCATTCCAATATCAGCCTTGCAGGATTAGGCGAGAGTTTCAATGCCTTTGGAACTCTTCGTTTCAGTGTTTTTATATTTGAGAGATGCCTTATCATGTACTTCTGCAGACCGTTACTGTTCATTGTTTCGCACAGGATTTCCACCACTGAAGGAGGAGGAAATTTCAGCTCTAAACGAAACGATTTTGGCTCTGCACGAGGAGGGGATTTCAGTTTCTctttctcttcctcttcctcttcctcttcagaGAGTTCATATGGTTCTGGCTCTAGGAATGGCGGTGCCGGCGGAGTGGTAGTAGTGGAATGTTCATTGTTTCGCGGCAGTAGTAGTAGCAAAGAGGAGTCTATTGAGGTTCGGATGGTATCGATGTGCCGTTGTAACTCACCGAAACATCGTTGGAAACCGGAGAGCGCGTCGGAGAGTTTGCGGAGATTCGCAATGGGAACCGAATGTGTAAAATGTGTTGAAGATTGTTGCAATTCCGACTGTTTCTGTTCTGCTTTGACTAATTGCGTGGCCAATGATGGCGTAGCACTGCCGGCGGTGGCGGTGGCGGCATCCGCCCGAGTATTCATCGGAGTAAGAAGTGGAGAACGAGAAAATTTGATAACTGTGAAAAAGCATCGAAACGCCTACTGGAGGAAAAGTAAAAAACTTCTCGAATAATACGTTACCTACGACGTACGAACCCCTTCAGCTTGTCCCATTTTTGGTACTACACATTTGGGGATCTATATATTTTACTAATTCAAAAATAGAATTATTTCCCCTCCTAATAACAGCAGATGTAATATTATATACATTTCATTGTCAATTTCTAAGTTGCTCTATCATTGTTTTTTAATAATCATGCAGACCGATGAGAAGAAATTACATAATATTTCTGCCGCCGAATTTTGAATTTGAAACTCGTGATTTTCAAATCACAGAGCTTTAATTGTACTGTTTAAAATAAAGTATAAGTACAAGAACCGGACCAAAAGAATAAGCATAATAAATAGAGTTAAAAAGTGTACCTTTTCTTTAGATTTGCTCATGTGTGCTACTTTGATattacaacaacaaacaacagtaacccagtataatcccactagcggggtctggggaggatagtgtgtacgcagatatTACTCCTACcatgggtagagaggctgtttccaaaatagaccctcggcatccttcccacCAAGAACTCCTtaccttgctcttgggatgactcgaactcacatCCTTACTTTGatattgcaaaatatatattactCCAATATTGTTTAGGTTTCTGATAACACTTCTCCATAATTTGGTAACACTTGTTACTAACGTGCAACAATAGCCTAATTATTAAGTATTGTTTTGTCAAATAAAATGGCTATCAAAATCAGTTTTTAAGCGATTGGAACAAAATCCGTTTCTTGTTTTAATAAAGAAGAAAGTTGAGAGAAAGGTTTGGTTCTCCAAAATATTGGACCTTAGCTCAATCATTCTTTTACTTAACTAGATGGGTCATTTTATCAACTTTTTGGTGCTTTGAATACACGTGGAAATATACACCAACTAATACTAGCTCACACAAACATTCGACATTTTCACAGGCAAAGCAACACCAGAAATAACAATAAAACTAATTTTCAGATCTGAAAGCTGAACTTGTTAGACACTCTCTTCTATCTGCATAAAATAAATTATCTTCAGACCCATGTTACGGAAAGAGTACAATGAGATAGCCAGAGTTTCCTCATCAAACTGAAAAGCCGACGTTTTAAGTTCGAATGAAGAAGATAGTAAGCATTATAATCTCTCCCTATCAACTTGCTGAAACCAGGGGTTTATCCCACAAACATTGCCTTAGCAGTATCAACAAGTGCTAAATGAAAATCATTTGCAGCTTGTCCAAGCACAGTGAAAAATTTCTTGTTATCAACATACCCGTTTAAAAGCTAAACTGCAAGAGTCCTTCCATTTCTGCAAACAGCTCGCCACTGAATCCAACTTGGAAGTGTTGCTTTAATTTGAATCCTCGACAAAATTAATACGATGATGCTTTCTGAAGTAGAGGCAATTTATTGTCCACGAAACAAACCATCACTGCCTCTCCATGAGATATCTTTCTTCACAGGTTGAATGTTTTAGAAGAATGAGAATTTCCTGAAAAAAGAGGTAACAAGAATACGATTAAATTAAAAAACACTGTTGTCCAACAAACTAACTAAATTGTAGAATGCTGTTGTTATCCACCTGCTGCAAGTCTTTCGTCCACATGCAATACGTTGGATATATTTATTCTGGAGCTTTCCATACCGATGCTTGCATAAATGAGTTATCCAAATTGGTAAGCAGGATTAAGAGGGAAAGAAGTTCATGTAGATAAAAATGGTTCCACTGGTCCTACCTCAGGCCTCAAAAATAGAGATGATCAACAGAAagattctattttctttttcctcgGGATATAGGCGGTGttagaaggaagaaaaagaggaCTGCAAACGACGAAAGATTGGTTCAAACCAAACGAAAAGGCCTTCTTTCCAACCCTTTGTACGAGACTCCTTTCTTCATACAAATGCTCGTAGGCGAAAGAGACCTTCCTTTGCTCCTGTCATGGTATATATACAGTAATAAATTAAGAAAGGTCAGCAGATGTATGAAAGTTTGACCTCTAATATGTAAGGTTAGTCATATCACAAACTCAACATGCAAGTATTATATAACACACAGAATATGCACTACTTCTACAACAAAGATCACATGCCTCTTAGTATGCTCATCAACAAAAGAATCAAGACGTCTAATTTACACAGCAACAAAATTATCTTccaattaaaagaaggaaaaaggtaTAAACTTTGATATGGCAATCACTTCACATACAAGAGGTGTTCATACTCAATATTGCATTCAGCTTCTTTTCAGGCTGCTTAAGTTTAAGCAATCAAAGCACTATAAGAATGCCAGATACACGGTTTTTAGTTGAAACAAATATCTACAGTGAAGCACAACTAGCCGGAGGCATTCATGTACCAAAAATTGAAGATAAACTGATAGACCTTTCTGAAAACTCTAGCAAgagaaagatatatatatatatatatatatatatatatatattcaattgcAGAAAGTAAATGCTCAGAGTTGCAACATTCTTATTCACCTGCTTTCCTTCCTTGACTTCTACTTTTACAAAATAGTGCATATTTTTAACGGACAAAGCAAACGATACAGTTGAGAAACAATTATTGAAATCATGAAGCTTTGGAATTAAAGTGCTGTATCCCCGCAATAGGTTAATTAAGATATGATAAATTATTTTTACTCGAAACTACATCCAAATAAGGTTATAGGGACCTGAAATGAAAGTACTATATAGATTAGTTatttaacaatatataggtggTGATGAATTGCTTGTACTGTTGTACAATAACAAAAATACGATTAGCGTAAATGTAACACATAGGATTTAAAAACCTTATTGAGACAGTATCCTAAAGATGGAGTGGTGCAATTTTATGCATCGGTTTATGTGAATGTGCATCGTTACCCCTTTAATTTGATACAAGTCACAGAAGCAGATATCTTAGCTATATTATGGTTTAAGATTTGGAGTTTATGACACAAATTGAAAACTAATAAGGGATTTAAAATTTAGATAATGAACATCTGTAGACAGCTGCTTCCCATGCTTTTTGTTAAATGCAGTGGCACTAAAAAAAGGTAGAGCATGATGAATGaggtttaatttttttattattatttttatttttgatgaaGTAAGGTCTTATATTgatggcatcaagaagatgcagatAATTACAAAAAAGTTTGGAGTAGCTCctgagtacaaaaacaacaatTGGAGCAGGGAGCTAAATCCAAAGATCAAACAACTTGTTTGTTAAAATAAAGTAAGAGAACTAATGAAATCTACAAGGGAAATTGCATCATTTACTGGGGTAAATGAATGAGGTTTAAGTTCCTAATTAGTCCTCCTTCTAATCCATAAAGGATAACATATAAAGTATCTATTGAAGTATATAACAACCTGGCAACTTAATGCTGCTGAGATTGAAGTTACCATGCTCGGCAATTATCAATTTATCATTTCATACGTTGTATCTCAGATATAACATCTTACAAAAATAGAGGTTAGAAGACCATATCCAATTCCCAAATTTTGAAGGCACAGATTGACATATTGCAGAAgtatgtatacatacatacaaGTGCATAATTCATCCATCATCTGAAAGTATTTAATAGAAGCAAAAGAACATTCCTTTAATTGTGAGACCCCTACACAAGCTGCTCATCTCGATAACTCCACAAACCtttcactctctctccctctctttgTGCTATGAAGgagaaaaagaagtgaaaaattcTCAGATATCCCAGCAGCTTGCAGTGTCAAAATTAAATGTCCACATATAATGGTGCATGTGTTGGTTaacttttgttttaattttacatCTGAATTCGAACCTACGCGGAAGAGCAAGAGGATGCATGTGAAATGGTTTTTTTTTAGAGTGTATACATAGATGTCATGCATGTACACAAAGAACCTGGAATTTACATAACAAGCAAatccagaaaagaaaagaaaaaaggtatcAAACCCAAAGGATTAAACAACACAAATGAACATTGTGGGATGGCAAACTTGAGCCGAGGGCAAAGAAGTGCATATTTCTAAGATATGCAACTGGAGTGAAAAGTTACAGTTGACATTTAAGGAATCTGCCTCACTGGACAGTCAGAGGGAGAAAGCAATAGCAAAAACAAATCATGGTGTCAGAGCTAGAAATTGAATCTCCACTAGCTCAACCAAGTAGTTCAGAAGTAGAGGAAGTGGAAGAggtgcaaaatattgatcaagatgATAATATTAATGAATATATGCAACATAAACCATATAGCATTGCAATAGGCAGAGAGAAGGAGTGATCAACCGACCACACAGGCAAAAAATAGTTGGTGAAAATCTTCTCAGATATACAAATTATGTGGGATTTGCTTTGTCAGTTGCAGAGACCGTTGATGTGCTTGAGTGTAATATCTATTCAGAAGCTATTTCGAGTATAGAACCAGATCGATGGATTGGTGGAATAGCTGAAGAGATTGGGTCTCTTAACAAGTTTAGGCATTGCCTagacttaggggtcgtttggtaggaggtattagaaaaaataatgcaagcattagctctgTGTATTATTAATACCTTATTTGGTATATGTTTTCAACctttgtataactaatacttgtattagttatacattatACTTGGTATTATGCTATGTATAAGCAATGCATTGGAAACCACGACATTAGTAATGCAAGGGTTTTTAATGCTTGCATAAACATGGTTAAAGACCTAATTGcccccctcaaatccctaataaaatcctttcctcatatttttagcaaacagatTTCCTCCGCTTTGGCCATGGAAAAGCACAGTTGAATGCAGCCAAATCctattcttcttcattttccccTTCAGAGATCAAAGTGACGCGTACAGGTAAAaggattttcagtaattttgttcttccccccccccctccccctccttTTGAACGACTCATGGAGTGAAGACACTAACTACTGGTTTCTTTGTTTATTTGGGGTGTGTTTCTATATTCAAGAACTAATATTTGAGGTAATTTGTAAAATTGGTTCTTATTTTCTGGTAATTTCATTCCTGCAGCTTCCTTTTGAAATGATTTGTTCTTTACTCATTGTTTTCTCTTTCTACCCCAATTTTACAAGTTCGGTACAGTTCTTTCTCTACCAAATAGCATAGTATTAAATTTATGTGTATTCATTCTTTTCATTGTTCATGGAAAAATTAGGTGTTATTATGGATCTTCAACCACTATCAAGTACTGAATATATTATCCTTGAGGAGATAATGTGCCAGCAATTTCTTGTTGTCCTTATTTGCCTTTTCATGGCTAGTCATGGTCATTCTCTAAGAAGACGATGTCGAAACAGGCGGGAGATTAGATATTGTATGAGTGTTCGAGTACCGAAAATTATTTCTCACTTACATTCTATCATAAATGACAATGATAGTGTATGTATCGATAAATTAAGAATGGATAGAAATGCCTTTCACACTTTAGTTCTCTTAACTAAGGATATTGGACGTTTGACCGATAGTAAAAGTATGTCAAGTAGCGAAAAGTTAGCAATGTTTTTAAATATCTTGGCTCATCATGAGAAGAATAGATCTATCAAGGTTGATTATATTAGATCGGGATGGAGCGTAAGTCAGGCTTTCAATGAATGTTTGAGTGCTATTCTCAAACTAACTCCATTGTTACTTGTTGATCCTAAACCGGTGCTTGAGGATGAGATTGAAGATCGATGGAAATGGTTTAAGGTAGGTGAAAATTCAGTTTGGCATCTACTAATTTATGTATAAAACTAAATGCAGTTTTTACAGTTTTAcaaagattttttatattttgagatAACACTATAATTC is a genomic window of Nicotiana tabacum cultivar K326 chromosome 16, ASM71507v2, whole genome shotgun sequence containing:
- the LOC107827729 gene encoding protein FRIGIDA-like; protein product: MNTRADAATATAGSATPSLATQLVKAEQKQSELQQSSTHFTHSVPIANLRKLSDALSGFQRCFGELQRHIDTIRTSIDSSLLLLLPRNNEHSTTTTPPAPPFLEPEPYELSEEEEEEEEKEKLKSPPRAEPKSFRLELKFPPPSVVEILCETMNSNGLQKYMIRHLSNIKTLKRRVPKALKLSPNPARLILECIGDFYSQGSDTYVQGSSERQVKVLLLECFLNMMGESVIKNEVKEEAEQAALTWIKRLNFKGGILQAQEIECRGLLLLIGCFGIPQAFTNKDIKDLLHQSYIKMISASLRRSGFLMAKIPEIIEGMLKQNRVVEAVHFVYCFGLEERFNPRRLLTSFLQESEVSLLDTIKSYEEMKGSQDSVVVAKSIGVRRYVAGLRSVIQCLGRHNIDHSKFLPGWQFGMKITRLEREIAQLRKRMKIDREVARKRKIDEAKWLGNKEVKHSHFPNPCLPQHRRVANHVDDSNNTLLEGGGTADHIYGHSLYPPVLHGPVTGSIHENVVGSLAGPGAGISASADGIHAGISAGTDVVMQGVSYAGGHEGSQVNCTTGQMGSHAGQLYGSRGDAAVYDRLPSHSYAYRPSSYLECSGSMGLPNTILGDAYRPPPYLECSMGLPSTITGDVFRPRPYQHHT